One genomic region from Gadus morhua chromosome 9, gadMor3.0, whole genome shotgun sequence encodes:
- the pnpla2 gene encoding patatin-like phospholipase domain-containing protein 2, giving the protein MFPLDSPWNISFAGCGFLGIYHVGVASCLQEQAPFLVENARHVYGASAGALTATALVTGVCLGETGAGIIGVAKEARKRFLGPMHPSFNLVKIMRHMLHRTLPPDAHHRATGRLGISLTRVADGENVLVSVFNSTDEVVQACVCSAYIPVYCGLIPPTLHGVRYVDGGISDNLPQYDHKNTITVSPFSGESDICPRDSSTNLHELRFTNTSIQFTLKNLYRVSRALFPPDPMVMNAMCKQGYLDALQFLKRNGLLNLNEPYRDRPLLLIRDEREGDVNSSGEEEDEDITNADNIEQRPHVEDSTDVHHYSPKEDNIFQHLPPNLHQALIEACKERRSLCQSLSNLLPMRLASVMMLPYTLPLESAMSMAVRLLEWMPDVQEDMVWVREQMAKVLQCAVRQASRSISQHVSARFSCQLELHHYQSLPTQFSSASLLPSCPSVLNVIMRLNQYQRQLLPGVLCINMDLQGSFKAGVPPAEGSKASVIPLGGALTLKELPCPS; this is encoded by the exons ATGTTTCCTTTAGACTCTCCATGGAACATCTCCTTTGCGGGTTGCGGGTTCCTGGGTATTTACCATGTCGGAGTGGCCAGTTGTTTGCAGGAGCAAGCCCCGTTCCTAGTGGAGAACGCTCGGCATGTGTACGGTGCTTCGGCCGGAGCGCTCACTGCCACCGCGCTGGTAACCGGAGTTTGTCTGG GGGAAACTGGGGCAGGCATCATAGGGGTTGCAAAGGAGGCTAGGAAACGATTCCTCGGTCCAATGCACCCTTCTTTCAACCTGGTGAAGATCATGCGCCACATGCTGCATCGCACCCTGCCGCCTGATGCCCATCACCGCGCCACGGGACGCCTTGGCATCTCCCTCACCCGGGTGGCAGACGGGGAGAATGTCCTAGTGTCCGTGTTCAACAGTACAGACGAAGTCGTTCAA gcgtgtgtgtgcagtgcctACATTCCGGTGTACTGCGgcctgatcccccccaccctgcaTGGCGTG CGATACGTGGACGGAGGAATCTCGGACAACCTGCCCCAGTATGACCACAAGAACACCATCACAGTGTCGCCATTTTCTGGGGAGAGCGACATATGCCCCCGCGACAGCTCCACCAACCTGCACGAGTTGCGCTTCACCAACACCAGCATCCAGTTCACGCTCAAGAACCTGTACCGGGTGTCCAGAGCCCTATTCCCACCGGACCCCATG GTGATGAACGCCATGTGTAAACAGGGATATCTAGATGCACTTCAGTTTTTGAAAAGAAACG GACTGCTGAACCTCAATGAACCTTACAGAGACAGACCCCTTCTCTTGATCAGAGACGAGAGGGAAGGGGATGTCAACTCTTCtggggaagaggaagatgaggacaTAACCAACGCTGATAACATAGAGCAGCGGCCGCATGTAGAAGACAGCACAGACGTTCACCATTATAGTCCCAAAGAGGATAATATATTTCAACACCTGCCACCCAACCTCCACCAAG CCCTCATCGAGGCCtgcaaggagaggaggagcctgTGCCAGTCGCTAAGCAACCTGCTCCCCATGAGGCTGGCCTCGGTGATGATGCTGCCCTACACCCTGCCCCTGGAGTCGGCCATGTCCATGGCCGTCAG GCTTCTGGAGTGGATGCCGGACGTTCAGGAGGACATGGTGTGGGTCCGCGAGCAGATGGCCAAGGTCCTGCAGTGTGCTGTGCGGCAGGCCTCTAGAAGCATCTCACAGCATGTCTCTGCCAG GTTCTCCTGCCAGCTAGAGCTGCACCACTACCAGTCCCTGCCAACCCAGTTCAGCTCCGCCAGCCTGCTCCCCTCCTGCCCCTCTGTCCTCAACGTCATCATGCGTCTCAATCAGTACCAGAGGCAGCTACTGCCCGGCGTGCTGTGCATTAACATGGACCTGCAGGGCTCCTTCAAAGCCGGCGTGCcgccagcagagggcagcaaAGCGTCCGTCATCCCCCTGGGTGGTGCCTTGACACTCAAGGAGCTTCCGTGCCCCTCGTGA